One region of Primulina tabacum isolate GXHZ01 chromosome 17, ASM2559414v2, whole genome shotgun sequence genomic DNA includes:
- the LOC142530945 gene encoding B3 domain-containing protein Os03g0212300-like isoform X2, whose amino-acid sequence MAKNPKSVASFFKVLINEDFSRQLRLPPAFVKKWGEILPQFLAQLRTSSGKTWEVKLEKQEDQSYYFSGGWAKFCEDLGLAIGEFVVFRYCGSAIFDVSVYGISGCEREFTAVNYPVEDSDPDEAVAKDLDVKVKIEDEDGTDPQDESDDDEIQRYSKKLDQQHSTRLDISKAFVLSAGIAGDRMIHLQDSKSRLWPVQLTSSSRQGGGYRFALTAGWNDFLVGNKVAIGSRVLLECEVPGGSLVKAKVLNNGTKGGKLFQPRGRKGTPLKLCMPHDLTALPFKEECIFF is encoded by the exons ATGGCCAAAAACCCAAAATCCGTGGCCTCTTTTTTCAAGGTTTTGATCAACGAAGACTTCAGTCGCCAACTC CGGTTGCCGCCTGCTTTCGTGAAGAAATGGGGAGAGATTTTACCCCAGTTCCTCGCCCAACTCAGAACTAGTTCTGGGAAAACGTGGGAAGTGAAATTGGAGAAACAGGAGGATCAAAGTTACTACTTTTCCGGAGGCTGGGCGAAGTTTTGTGAAGATTTAGGGCTTGCAATTGGAGAATTTGTGGTGTTTCGGTACTGCGGAAGCGCCATATTTGATGTTTCGGTATATGGAATAAGTGGCTGTGAAAGGGAATTTACAGCCGTTAATTATCCGGTCGAAGATTCCGATCCTGATGAAGCTG TGGCAAAAGATTTGGATGTAAAGGTAAAAATCGAGGATGAAGATGGGACTGATCCTCAAGATGAATCTGATGATGACGAGATCCAACGTTATTCCAAGAAATTGGATCAGCAACACTCAACCAGACTG GACATCTCCAAAGCTTTTGTGCTGTCGGCTGGAATCGCTGGAGATAGAATGATACATTTGCAGGACTCAAAATCGAGGCTGTGGCCTGTTCAGTTGACATCCTCTTCCCGGCAGGGAGGGGGATACCGATTTGCACTGACTGCCGGGTGGAATGATTTCCTAGTAGGCAACAAGGTTGCTATTGGAAGCAGGGTTCTCCTCGAATGTGAAGTGCCTGGTGGAAGCTTAGTGAAAGCCAAGGTGCTGAATAACGGGACAAAGGGAGGAAAACTTTTCCAGCCCCGGGGCCGAAAGGGGACACCTTTGAAACTTTGTATGCCTCATGACTTAACTGCCTTGCCATTTAAAGAGGAATgcattttcttttga
- the LOC142530945 gene encoding putative B3 domain-containing protein At5g66980 isoform X1 produces the protein MAKNPKSVASFFKVLINEDFSRQLRLPPAFVKKWGEILPQFLAQLRTSSGKTWEVKLEKQEDQSYYFSGGWAKFCEDLGLAIGEFVVFRYCGSAIFDVSVYGISGCEREFTAVNYPVEDSDPDEAVNCAPVAKDLDVKVKIEDEDGTDPQDESDDDEIQRYSKKLDQQHSTRLDISKAFVLSAGIAGDRMIHLQDSKSRLWPVQLTSSSRQGGGYRFALTAGWNDFLVGNKVAIGSRVLLECEVPGGSLVKAKVLNNGTKGGKLFQPRGRKGTPLKLCMPHDLTALPFKEECIFF, from the exons ATGGCCAAAAACCCAAAATCCGTGGCCTCTTTTTTCAAGGTTTTGATCAACGAAGACTTCAGTCGCCAACTC CGGTTGCCGCCTGCTTTCGTGAAGAAATGGGGAGAGATTTTACCCCAGTTCCTCGCCCAACTCAGAACTAGTTCTGGGAAAACGTGGGAAGTGAAATTGGAGAAACAGGAGGATCAAAGTTACTACTTTTCCGGAGGCTGGGCGAAGTTTTGTGAAGATTTAGGGCTTGCAATTGGAGAATTTGTGGTGTTTCGGTACTGCGGAAGCGCCATATTTGATGTTTCGGTATATGGAATAAGTGGCTGTGAAAGGGAATTTACAGCCGTTAATTATCCGGTCGAAGATTCCGATCCTGATGAAGCTG TAAATTGTGCCCCAGTGGCAAAAGATTTGGATGTAAAGGTAAAAATCGAGGATGAAGATGGGACTGATCCTCAAGATGAATCTGATGATGACGAGATCCAACGTTATTCCAAGAAATTGGATCAGCAACACTCAACCAGACTG GACATCTCCAAAGCTTTTGTGCTGTCGGCTGGAATCGCTGGAGATAGAATGATACATTTGCAGGACTCAAAATCGAGGCTGTGGCCTGTTCAGTTGACATCCTCTTCCCGGCAGGGAGGGGGATACCGATTTGCACTGACTGCCGGGTGGAATGATTTCCTAGTAGGCAACAAGGTTGCTATTGGAAGCAGGGTTCTCCTCGAATGTGAAGTGCCTGGTGGAAGCTTAGTGAAAGCCAAGGTGCTGAATAACGGGACAAAGGGAGGAAAACTTTTCCAGCCCCGGGGCCGAAAGGGGACACCTTTGAAACTTTGTATGCCTCATGACTTAACTGCCTTGCCATTTAAAGAGGAATgcattttcttttga
- the LOC142530661 gene encoding protein RGF1 INDUCIBLE TRANSCRIPTION FACTOR 1-like yields MAVDSLESPSWLKDCMQIRFYEERCEKHTRKYKTIYCRSCNGTLECEICWKDSTKHHGHEFLQVYIASWRTSVEIGDINRVWDASNIQVYKINYKQVVYLNPNQKGREEKNEQTPKCQSCRRKLMGSEYRFCSIACKMRGIGFSYNVRRRKARFPQRAPLSSIDY; encoded by the exons ATGGCGGTCGATTCTCTCGAGTCCCCTTCGTGGTTGAAGGATTGCATGCAGATCAGGTTCTACGAAGAAAGATGTGAGAAACATACGAGGAAATACAAAACCATCTACTGTAGGAGTTGCAATGGAACCCTAGAATGCGAGATATGCTGGAAAGATTCGACGAAGCATCATGGCCATGAATTCTTGCAA GTTTATATAGCTTCATGGAGGACGTCGGTAGAGATTGGAGACATAAACCGGGTGTGGGATGCGTCGAATATTCAAGTGTATAAAATCAATTACAAACAAGTGGTGTACTTGAATCCGAACCAGAAAGGGAGAGAGGAGAAAAATGAACAAACCCCCAAGTGTCAAAGTTGCAGACGAAAGTTGATGGGTTCGGAGTACAGGTTTTGCTCCATTGCTTGTAAG ATGAGGGGCATAGGGTTTTCCTATAATGTGAGGAGAAGAAAAGCTAGGTTTCCTCAGAGGGCTCCATTGTCTTCGATCGATTACTAA
- the LOC142531706 gene encoding uncharacterized protein LOC142531706 isoform X2, protein MGFEGFRSSKLPALVRHRRSKSFPHPREPEEDNFEQSRHEKLDTGHLNGCSSSNTSHLSKSEIQHSLSQEILQLEKRLKDQVSVRCAMEKALGYTASSQYINETAIPKSAAELIKDIAVLELEVEHLEHHLLSLYRKAFDPQSPSLTPSKKYGVKSPLPTSRRRRLDFSRTDTSSAREKLAPEIDTYSFSKEVDEDNLVESVVQRSHSSLSQRTPPSNKTSLRACHSQPLSIMENTSSNVISLAEHLGTRISDHLADTPNKLSEEMVNCMCNIYYKLADPTLVHHSYSSPSSSLSSVGAFSPKFQTDLWSPGFRNDLSFDVRLDNPFHTEGLKDFSGPYSTMVEVNCIYRSREKLNDIEYLLRDFRSLICRLEEIDPRRMTHEEKLAFWINVHNALVMHAFLAYGIPENNMKRMFLLMKAAYNVGGQIVSADVIQNSILGCRMPHPGQWLRLIFSSRTKFKSSDARQTYAIERSEPLLHFALSAGSHSDPAVRTYTPKRVYHQLEAAKEEYIRATFGIRKDKKIILPKIVEYFAKESGLCTGEIVQMIQQSLPESLRKTIKRRSKLAQSPRKNIEWVPHNFSFRYIIMKELVK, encoded by the exons ATGGGTTTCGAAGGGTTTCGCAGCAGCAAGTTGCCTGCGCTGGTTAGACACAGGCGTTCCAAAAG CTTCCCACACCCCAGAGAACCTGAGGAAGATAACTTTGAACAATCTCGTCATGAGAAGCTG GATACAGGACACTTAAATGGCTGTTCCAGCAGCAATACAAGTCATTTATCTAAATCTGAAATTCAACATTCTTTGAGTCAAGAG ATACTGCAGCTCGAAAAAAGATTGAAGGATCAAGTATCTGTTCGCTGTGCCATGGAAAAGGCACTTGGTTACACGGCTTCGTCCCAGTATATAAATGAAACCGCTATTCCTAAG TCAGCTGCAGAACTCATTAAAGACATTGCAGTATTGGAGCTAGAAGTTGAGCATTTAGAGCATCATCTTCTGTCACTGTATCGAAAAGCATTTGATCCTCAATCCCCTTCCTTAACCCCATCCAAGAAATATGGAGTAAAATCACCATTACCGACCTCGAGAAGGAGGCGACTAGATTTTTCAAGAACAGATACTTCGTCAGCAAGAGAGAAATTAGCACCTGAAATTGATACTTATTCATTTTCCAAGGAAGTCGATGAAGATAATCTTGTCGAGTCAGTAGTTCAACGCTCCCACTCTTCACTCTCTCAACGTACACCACCATCGAACAAAACTTCTCTTCGGGCATGTCATTCTCAGCCATTGTCCATCATGGAG AATACGTCTTCAAATGTTATTAGTTTGGCGGAGCATCTTGGAACCCGTATTTCAGATCATTTAGCAGACACACCGAATAAGCTTTCTGAAGAAATGGTCAACTGCATGTGCAATATATATTATAAGCTTGCTGATCCTACATTGGTGCACCACAGCTACTCGTCGCCCTCTTCATCTTTGTCATCTGTGGGTGCATTTTCTCCAAAATTCCAGACTGACTTGTGGAGTCCTGGATTTAGAAACGATCTTTCGTTTGATGTTCGGCTGGACAATCCGTTTCATACTGAAGGGCTAAAAGATTTTAGTGGACCTTACAGCACAATGGTTGAAGTGAATTGTATATACAGAAGTAGAGAGAAATTGAATGATATCGAATACTTACTACGGGACTTTAG GTCACTTATTTGTCGATTGGAAGAGATTGATCCCCGGCGGATGACACATGAGGAGAAGCTGGCTTTCTGGATCAATGTACACAATGCTTTGGTGATGCAT GCGTTTTTGGCATATGGCATCCCGGAAAACAATATGAAGCGGATGTTTCTACTAATGAAG GCTGCCTACAATGTTGGAGGTCAAATAGTGAGCGCAGATGTGATACAGAATTCTATACTGGGATGCCGAATGCCGCATCCTGGACAG TGGCTTAGGTTAATATTTTCATCAAGAACAAAATTTAAGTCAAGTGATGCACGGCAAACATATGCAATAGAACGATCCGAGCCACTTCTGCACTTCGCTCTCTCAGCAGGGAGCCACTCCGATCCAGCA GTTCGTACATACACGCCAAAGAGGGTATATCATCAGCTGGAGGCTGCAAAAGAAGAGTACATTCGAGCGACGTTTGGTATACGAAAGGATAAAAAAATTATCCTGCCGAAGATCGTCGAGTACTTCGCCAAGGAGTCAGGTCTCTGCACCGGAGAGATAGTACAGATGATCCAACAATCTTTACCTGAGTCTCTGAGGAAAACCATTAAGAGGAGATCCAAGCTTGCTCAATCTCCGCGCAAAAACATCGAATGGGTTCCACATAATTTTTCTTTCAGGTACATAATAATGAAAGAGCTGGTGAAGTGA
- the LOC142531706 gene encoding uncharacterized protein LOC142531706 isoform X1 — translation MGFEGFRSSKLPALVRHRRSKSFPHPREPEEDNFEQSRHEKLDTGHLNGCSSSNTSHLSKSEIQHSLSQEILQLEKRLKDQVSVRCAMEKALGYTASSQYINETAIPKSAAELIKDIAVLELEVEHLEHHLLSLYRKAFDPQSPSLTPSKKYGVKSPLPTSRRRRLDFSRTDTSSAREKLAPEIDTYSFSKEVDEDNLVESVVQRSHSSLSQRTPPSNKTSLRACHSQPLSIMEYSQNTSSNVISLAEHLGTRISDHLADTPNKLSEEMVNCMCNIYYKLADPTLVHHSYSSPSSSLSSVGAFSPKFQTDLWSPGFRNDLSFDVRLDNPFHTEGLKDFSGPYSTMVEVNCIYRSREKLNDIEYLLRDFRSLICRLEEIDPRRMTHEEKLAFWINVHNALVMHAFLAYGIPENNMKRMFLLMKAAYNVGGQIVSADVIQNSILGCRMPHPGQWLRLIFSSRTKFKSSDARQTYAIERSEPLLHFALSAGSHSDPAVRTYTPKRVYHQLEAAKEEYIRATFGIRKDKKIILPKIVEYFAKESGLCTGEIVQMIQQSLPESLRKTIKRRSKLAQSPRKNIEWVPHNFSFRYIIMKELVK, via the exons ATGGGTTTCGAAGGGTTTCGCAGCAGCAAGTTGCCTGCGCTGGTTAGACACAGGCGTTCCAAAAG CTTCCCACACCCCAGAGAACCTGAGGAAGATAACTTTGAACAATCTCGTCATGAGAAGCTG GATACAGGACACTTAAATGGCTGTTCCAGCAGCAATACAAGTCATTTATCTAAATCTGAAATTCAACATTCTTTGAGTCAAGAG ATACTGCAGCTCGAAAAAAGATTGAAGGATCAAGTATCTGTTCGCTGTGCCATGGAAAAGGCACTTGGTTACACGGCTTCGTCCCAGTATATAAATGAAACCGCTATTCCTAAG TCAGCTGCAGAACTCATTAAAGACATTGCAGTATTGGAGCTAGAAGTTGAGCATTTAGAGCATCATCTTCTGTCACTGTATCGAAAAGCATTTGATCCTCAATCCCCTTCCTTAACCCCATCCAAGAAATATGGAGTAAAATCACCATTACCGACCTCGAGAAGGAGGCGACTAGATTTTTCAAGAACAGATACTTCGTCAGCAAGAGAGAAATTAGCACCTGAAATTGATACTTATTCATTTTCCAAGGAAGTCGATGAAGATAATCTTGTCGAGTCAGTAGTTCAACGCTCCCACTCTTCACTCTCTCAACGTACACCACCATCGAACAAAACTTCTCTTCGGGCATGTCATTCTCAGCCATTGTCCATCATGGAG TATTCTCAGAATACGTCTTCAAATGTTATTAGTTTGGCGGAGCATCTTGGAACCCGTATTTCAGATCATTTAGCAGACACACCGAATAAGCTTTCTGAAGAAATGGTCAACTGCATGTGCAATATATATTATAAGCTTGCTGATCCTACATTGGTGCACCACAGCTACTCGTCGCCCTCTTCATCTTTGTCATCTGTGGGTGCATTTTCTCCAAAATTCCAGACTGACTTGTGGAGTCCTGGATTTAGAAACGATCTTTCGTTTGATGTTCGGCTGGACAATCCGTTTCATACTGAAGGGCTAAAAGATTTTAGTGGACCTTACAGCACAATGGTTGAAGTGAATTGTATATACAGAAGTAGAGAGAAATTGAATGATATCGAATACTTACTACGGGACTTTAG GTCACTTATTTGTCGATTGGAAGAGATTGATCCCCGGCGGATGACACATGAGGAGAAGCTGGCTTTCTGGATCAATGTACACAATGCTTTGGTGATGCAT GCGTTTTTGGCATATGGCATCCCGGAAAACAATATGAAGCGGATGTTTCTACTAATGAAG GCTGCCTACAATGTTGGAGGTCAAATAGTGAGCGCAGATGTGATACAGAATTCTATACTGGGATGCCGAATGCCGCATCCTGGACAG TGGCTTAGGTTAATATTTTCATCAAGAACAAAATTTAAGTCAAGTGATGCACGGCAAACATATGCAATAGAACGATCCGAGCCACTTCTGCACTTCGCTCTCTCAGCAGGGAGCCACTCCGATCCAGCA GTTCGTACATACACGCCAAAGAGGGTATATCATCAGCTGGAGGCTGCAAAAGAAGAGTACATTCGAGCGACGTTTGGTATACGAAAGGATAAAAAAATTATCCTGCCGAAGATCGTCGAGTACTTCGCCAAGGAGTCAGGTCTCTGCACCGGAGAGATAGTACAGATGATCCAACAATCTTTACCTGAGTCTCTGAGGAAAACCATTAAGAGGAGATCCAAGCTTGCTCAATCTCCGCGCAAAAACATCGAATGGGTTCCACATAATTTTTCTTTCAGGTACATAATAATGAAAGAGCTGGTGAAGTGA
- the LOC142531707 gene encoding STS14 protein-like, whose amino-acid sequence MFQLLPIFTSLLLISQAAARAQPPPPPVAAPPAPSVPLPNSTQEYLEAHNQARAQVGVGPLVWSEPLAKSVSLTVRLQRDKQGCFFANLTNNRYGSNQLWAGGFAVTPRIAVETWVAEKKFYTYANNSCAPDHHCGVYTQVVWKDSQELGCAQAVCPNEHSGLTICFYNPPGNIVGEKPY is encoded by the coding sequence ATGTTCCAACTCTTGCCAATATTCACTTCTCTCCTACTCATTTCGCAAGCTGCTGCCCGAGCTCAGCCGCCACCTCCTCCGGTGGCTGCACCCCCCGCTCCATCAGTGCCTCTCCCCAACTCGACCCAAGAATATCTTGAAGCCCACAACCAAGCGAGGGCCCAAGTAGGTGTCGGCCCCCTCGTGTGGAGCGAGCCACTAGCCAAATCCGTCAGCCTCACGGTGAGGCTCCAGAGGGATAAACAGGGTTGCTTCTTCGCTAACTTGACCAACAACAGGTACGGCAGCAACCAGCTGTGGGCCGGTGGCTTCGCCGTAACGCCGCGCATCGCTGTGGAGACGTGGGTGGCGGAGAAGAAGTTCTATACTTATGCTAACAATTCTTGCGCGCCGGACCACCACTGCGGGGTTTACACGCAGGTGGTGTGGAAGGACTCGCAAGAACTGGGGTGTGCTCAGGCTGTTTGTCCCAATGAGCATTCTGGTTTAACCATTTGTTTCTATAATCCCCCTGGAAATATAGTGGGAGAGAAACCGTACTAG
- the LOC142531929 gene encoding uncharacterized protein LOC142531929 gives MGVCSSCEATSVATAKLILYDGRLQEFPHPVKVSYVLQKNPSCFICNSDEMDFDDVVSAVSDDEELQPGQLYFALPLSRLQRRLKAEEIAALAVKASSALTKSGEKCGLRANVLVFAEENGVRVRPRKVSDAGDSGSRRRNVGGGGGAGRRGGKFPERLSAIPE, from the coding sequence ATGGGTGTATGCAGTTCTTGCGAGGCGACTTCTGTGGCAACCGCTAAGTTGATATTGTACGATGGGAGATTGCAAGAGTTTCCTCACCCGGTTAAGGTTTCCTACGTCTTGCAGAAGAATCCATCTTGCTTCATTTGTAATTCTGATGAAATGGATTTCGACGACGTTGTATCGGCTGTGAGCGATGACGAGGAGCTGCAGCCGGGCCAGCTCTACTTTGCGCTGCCGTTGAGCCGGCTGCAGCGCAGGCTGAAGGCGGAGGAGATAGCCGCGTTGGCGGTGAAGGCGAGTTCTGCTCTGACCAAGAGTGGGGAGAAATGCGGGCTTCGGGCGAATGTGTTGGTGTTCGCCGAGGAGAATGGTGTCAGAGTACGGCCGAGGAAGGTGTCAGATGCGGGAGATAGCGGATCCAGGAGGCGGAATGTGGGGGGCGGCGGTGGTGCCGGGAGGCGTGGTGGGAAGTTCCCTGAGCGGTTGAGCGCGATTCCGGAGTAG